Below is a genomic region from Ammonifex degensii KC4.
ATGCATATGGCTTATACACTAACTAAATAAAAAAGGCGGGACTTAGCCCGCCGGTCACCGGGTAAAGACGCTTTTTTAAGCTAGCCGGCAGATCTCCCGCCGCAAGCGCTTGAGAATGCGTTTTTCTAGCCGGGAAATATAGGACTGGGAAATCCCTAGAAGGTCGGCTACCTCTTTTTGGGTCTTCTCCTCGCCGTCGGCCCCCAGGCCGAAGCGCAGCTCCATTATGACCCGCTCGCGCCCGCTTAGGCTGGCCAGGGCGAGCTTAAGGACCCTGCGATCCACTTCTTCCTCCAGGTGGCGCGAGGTTACGTCTCCCTCCGTCCCCAAAACGTCAGAAAGCAAAAGTTCGTTGCCATCCCAGTCGGTATTAAGCGGCTCGTCGAAGGACACCTCTTGCCGCAGGGTCCGAGACTGCCGCCTTAAAAACATCAAAATTTCGTTCTCGATGCAGCGCGAAGCATAGGTGGCCAGCTTGACCTTGCGTTGGGGATTAAAGGTGTTGACCGCTTTAATAAGGCCGATACTCCCGATAGAGACCAGGTCCTCCAGATTGATACCCGTACTCTCGTACTTCCGGGCTATATAAACCACCAGGCGCAAGTTGCGCTCCACTAAAGTGTTCCGCACCGACTGGTCCCCTGCCTCCAGCCGCTTGAGCAAGTGGGCCTCTTCCTCGGCGTCAAGCGGGGGCGGGAGGGCTTCCGGTCCGCCCACATAAAACCCTGCTGGCTTAAGCCGCAGAAGCCAGAGGTAAAGCCAGAGTTTAAAACGCAGCTTCAAGGTTTGAAGTTGGCCCAGCAACACTCTTCCCCCCTTCTCAGAGTAAAGGTTCGATAATTTTGGGAGGCAAAAGGGCTTGATAGGCACCTTCCGAACTCAGACGCTCGCCGTAGATACCTATCACTACCTTCTGGGTCTTCACCCCCTTTCCTCCGTAAAATACCTCCACCGCGTCGGGCTTTAAGCCCACCAGCAACCCCCCGCTTACCCCCAGAGAACGGAAGGGAATGAGTCTTACTCTGGTAAGCCAGCGCGAATCACGCCAAGATAAAGAGGAGAGGCTGGTAGGGTCAAACCTCCTGCTCTCCTTAAACCAGGTCCGCATCTCCTCCGGCAAGCACTTCTCCAAAGCTTCATAATCCACTACCATCACGGGATGGCCGGAAACAGGGTCAAATAGTTGATTACCCGTGTCCACCAGGGCGGTAAGCTCCAAGCGGCAGTTTCCCAGCCAGATGACGCAGGGGACGCGGAAGAAACTTTCACTTACCCGCCGGCGCAAGCTCACCCCCTTGCGTCCCAAAATTACTGCCAGGACCAGAGTGGCCAGCAGGCCAGGGAGGAGAAAACGGTAGGAAAGTTTTTCTTCTCCGGACCTGCCGCCGAAAAGGAAGCTAACCCCGAAAACTACTCCTCCTAGAGCAAAAGAAACGCCGTAAAACAGGGCGTATACCACCAAAAAGCAGCGCCAGGACATCCTGCCAAAGGCCAAAAAGACTATGAGAAACGATAGGAGAAACTTCCCGATCAGGTTATAAAGATATGCTCCGCCGGGAAGAAAAAGGACCAGCAGATAAAGCGAGCCTAGGAGCGCTGCCAGGAAAAGGCGGAAGAAAGAGAGGGGAAGGCCTGCCAGCTTGCCGGTAAGGTAAAGGATGAGGTAGTTCATCAGGAGGTTGGTAGCCAGCAACTCGTCCACGTAAACCACGTAGCCGGCCAATCTTCTCCCCCCACCCCAGCCTGCTATACCCTTATGCGCTGCCCGACCGCCCCATGCCCCAAATAAAAAACCTCGGCCTTAATTTTAGCAAGCCGAGGCAGCAGAGACTGTCATATCTTGGAAATAAAGGAAGCCAATATCCTACCGGCTTCCCGACCGCCGTAGGAGAAAGACGGGTATGTCCAGATCTTCGTGGTGGTTGAGCGTGCGTAGCTCTACCTCCGTCTTCTCCCTAGAAGAAGGTCGCTCATCGAAGCCCGTGGCGATAACCGTAACGCGTACCTCGTCGTTTAAGCTCTCATCGATCACCGCGCCGAAGATGATGTTGGCCTCGGGGTCCACCACCTGGGAGATGATCTGCGCCGCTTCGTTCACCTCCAGGAGGCGCATGGAGGGGTCGCCGGTGAGATTGAGCAATACCCCCTTCGCTCCCTCGATAGAGGTTTCCAGCAAGGGGCTGGAGATGGCCAGCTTGGCCGCCTCCACCGCCCGATTTTCTCCCCGCGCTACCCCGATCCCCATGAGGGCCGACCCCGCATCCTTCATTATGGTCCGTACATCCGCAAAGTCGAGGTTTATAAGACCAGGAACGGCTATGAGGTCGGATATTCCCTGAACTCCCTGCCGCAGCACGTCGTCGGCGATACGGAAGGCCTCTATCATAGAAGTGTTTTTGTCGATCACCTGCAAGAGACGGTCGTTAGGTATGGTTATGAGGGTGTCCACCCGTTCTTTGAGATTTTTGATTCCCATCTCGGCCTGCATCTGCCGCTTGCGTCCCTCAAATGTGAAGGGGCGCGTGACTACCCCCACGGTGAGCGCCCCCAGCTCCTTGGCCAGTGCCGCCACAATGGGAGCAGCACCAGTACCGGTACCTCCTCCCATGCCCGCCGTGACAAAGACCATGTCCGCTCCTCGCAGGGCAGCTACGATGTCATCCTTGCTCTCTTCCGCCGCCTTTTCTCCTATCTCCGGGTTACCCCCCGCTCCCAGCCCTTTGGTGAGTTTAACTCCTATCTGGATCTTGTTGGGGCTCTGGGACATGGCTAGAGCCTGGGCGTCGGTGTTGATGACGATGAACTCCACCCCGCGTACTCCCGCCGCGATCATGCGGTTGACGGCGTTGCCCCCCGCTCCCCCCACACCCACGACTTTTATATTAGCCAGTTCGTTGAGTTCCATTTCGATGTCAATCATGGGCCGCTTTCCCCCTTTCTCCTTTCCACCTTATTGCCTTAAGAGTTTTTCCTCAAACCGACAATTTTCCTGCCAGCATTATTTTTTTCGCCCCAAAAAGTGGCGCCGAATTATAGCCAGGTTTTGGAAAAGGCGCACTCCGAAAGCCACTATGGCCGCCGTGTAAAGCTCCACCCCCAGGCGATCTCCCAGAAAAACCAGGCCGGCCGCCAGGCAGGCGTTGACGAAGAAACCACTTAGGAAAACAGCGTTATCGAAGCGCCCCTCTAGCGAAGCCCGCATCCCTCCGAATACCGAATCTAAAGCAGCCAGCACCGCTACCCCTAGATACTTGCCGTAAGCTTGAGGAATGACTAAGGGTAAATTGAGGCCTAGGGCTATTCCCACCATCAAACCTAAGATTACTAAAACAATTCCCCACCACATCTAGCTTTTCCCTCCCGTTTCTACGGCGCGGGCGTAATCAAAATGCAAAGACTTGCTTAGAGCCGGAACTCTTACCTGCTGCCACGTTTCTATCTGAATGCGCACACCCCAATCGCGTAAGGTCTCCACTATTCCCCCTTTTACCTCCAGAGAGGCTTTTAAAGCTGCCGGGTCGCCGATAGCCAGTATCTCGTAAGGAGGAGTGATGCGCTGGAGGTTGACGTTGATGAAGGAACCAGCCGTCCTAATTTCTGAAGTAGAGACCAGCCGCTGGCCGTTGATGGATATGGCTTCCGCTCCTGCGGCCCGAAGTTCGTTCACTACTTTCAAGAGGTCTTCGTCGCGCACCGCAAAGATGGTACCCCCCGCGGTGCCGGGAGGGTTGTCCACCACTACCCGCACCCCCGGCCCTTCCAGCGGGACCGCTCCTGCCAGCGCCGCCGCCTCCTTCACCTCGGCTTCCAAGGCCAGCTGGGCCTCGGTATAACCTTGCTTGGCCTTGGCAAGCTTGGCCCGCAAATCTCTCGCCTGGGCCTCTAGGTCCGCCCGTTCTTTAGCCAGGGCTTTGAGCTCCAGGGTGAGTTCGTGGGCCCGATCGTAAGGGACGGTCCGCTCCACGCGGTTGGCCGTGCGATAGGTGAAGGCTAGGAGAAAGCCGAGTACCAGTGCGATCAAGCCTAGCGATACCAGTTCCTTCTTTTTCAACCCAACGAGTCCCCCTTTACTCCTTTACCGGGTGCGCGTACTCGAACCGGCGACTACCCTTGTAAGCCGATATGGTAACCTCCGGTAGCTTCTTTATGCTCACCTGGATACCCCAGAACTGTTGCAGGGTATCCACTACGCCTCCTCGCATATTCAGCGCGTTTATCATAGTGTCCGGGTTGCCTATGGCGGTGATGACGAAGGGAGCGGCCAACCGCTTCGTCTTGTTCACCAGTATGGTCGGCCCCGCACACCTTACTTCGCTGGTGGCTATCAGCCGCTCGCCGTTTATGGCCAAAACCTCCGCCCCCGCCGCCTTAAGCTCGTTCAAAACTCGCAGTATGTCTTCGTCGTGCAGCACGTAGAGGTTAGGGTTCTGCCCGGGCTTGGGCATAAGCGTGCTATCGTTGAGCGTCACCTCTATCCCCGGGCCCGTCACCGCCACCAGCCCTGCCTCGATCCGGTAGGAATTAAGCTCACTCTTGAGTTCTTTCAGCCCCTCCTGGTTGGTTACCGCATCCAGCTCCTGCTGTAACCGGTTCACTTCGTTCTGCAACTGGTCCCTCTCCTTGCGCGCCGCCTGTACCTCCGCCATTAAAGTGTTAATGCGCTGGATGGGAACCGTACGGGATATCTCCTGGGCCAGGCGCATTTGCACGGCCACGATCAGTCCCAGGGTCAAGCCTACCAAGAGTAGGCTTAGGTGAAGTGTGCGCACTTTGGCGGTCTCCCCCCTTGAAACGTACTACGGGCCGACTCGCTACCTGAAGATCTACATACTCTACTTCCCCCGCCTTGAGCATGGGGAGAAGGCGGGCCAAGATATCCACCTTCTCCTTTACTTCGGCAGGAGTGCCCAAGTATATCTTAACCCCCTCAGTGGTATAGGCTTCAATCGTGCGGTCTGAAATATTTAGGTGAATTTCGCCTATCTTCTCCAGAAGGCCGGCCTGTTTTAAGGCAGCCAATAGCCCCTTTAACAGAAAAAACCCGGCGTCGCTTATCTGCTTTCCCGGCGGCGGTGCTTCTCCCACCCCGGTTAGCACGGGGAAGGGAAGGTCGACCGAGTAGCGGCCCAGGCAGTGCCCGGTGAGGTCCACCCCGTAAAAACCATCCTTGCCCGGTAGCAGAGCCACCAGTTCTCTCTCCTTAACCTCTATAAGCACCGTATGGGGAAGTAGCCGTTTCACCTGCGCCTCGGCAATCTGGGGGAGGGTAGCTACTCTTTGGGCCACTTCCTCCAGGTTCACCTTAAAGATGTTCTCTCCCTGGCGAAGATGCGCTGCCTCAAGTATCTCCTTCGTCGCCACTTTCTTATTTCCTGCCACTCTTACCTCTTTGATGGAAAAGAGAGAGGAGTTGAGTAGCAAGTAAATACCCAACAAAAGTAAGAGGAGGAGACTTATCCGCTCCCACCAACCGTACCTTCTCTTCCTCGCCCGCGAGGAAACCGAGAGCATAAGGCCTGTCCCCCGTAGGCGTGACTTTCTCCCCACCCCTAAAGGGGTAGGGCTTCCTAGCGGCACGTTCCCCTTTGAAGGTACTGATGCCGGGTCACACCGGTACAAGCGGCCCTTTTGAACCCGTTACCGGGGGGCCTCCCGGAGGGGACCGTCACTACCGTCCCGACTACTCCAGGTGCCGCTCAAGCGGCCCTTGGAGATACTTGCACAAACCGGTTCAGCCTCCCGTCCCAGCGCCAGACCCGCACTTCCCTGAAGGCAAAGGGCTCGGCCGGTGCAGCTGCCGAAGAGGTACTGCTTTAAGAGGTTGGCCGCGCCGTTGAGGCCGGCCTGCAGGACCAGCCCGCACCTCCCGCACACCCACAGGCCCCGGTGCCTCCGCCAGGCGGGGTTGCGGGCACCACAGAGACAGCACGTGGAAGATGTGTTTCTTTCCGTCCAGGTGTCGGTCTCAATGCCCCGCGTGAGGTTCTTGTAGTGCTGCTCCTGCCGGAGCCGGTCGTAAGCCATCTGGTTGATCTTCTGGCTGGCCTTCTTGCCCTTCATTCCGGTACGGGCGGAGCGGCGCAGGCCGGTCAGGTCGCCCACCACCGCGAAGGCCACACCCTCTGCTCCGTCCAGCTCCGCGGAGAGCTTCGTCAATGCGTGCTCCATTTGTCTTATGCGGCGGTCGAGTCTCTTCAACACACGTACCTTCGCGGAAAGACACCTCTTCCACCTGCGGGAGCCTTCCTTTAGGCGGCTTATCTTTTCCTGGAACCCCGCTATGATTTTGTTCCTGTACTGCACCAGGGAAAGGAGCTCCCGGCACACAAACAGGTCGAGTCGGCCATTGGATACAGCGCGGGCCACCACAGCAGAGTTGTAATCATAGGCCGAAACGGCACCCGCACGGTAAACGGGCACTACTCCAAGGTCGAGGGTCACGTGGAGCACCAGGTTTTCCACCCTGCGGCGGCGGATGACCGCTTTCACCTTGACCTCGACCGGGACGCCCTTCACCTCCGTGCCGTCCGGCAGGACGACCACGTCCCACCCTTCGGGCAGCACGACCTCGATAGGCTCCTTCCCGCGTGAGAGCTTCAACACGAGGGTGCTGCCATCGACGTCGAAGCCCTGCCTCTTCCAGGTGACGGTGCGGAGGTGGTTCTTTGGCTTGAAGCCCGGCGGGTTCATTTCCAGGTGGCCGTTTTCCCTGTGCTTCCGGTAGGCAGACACGGCCTCGAAGTACTCCTCCACCACCGACTGGGCCGACTGGGAGTGGAGTTCCTTCCACGCGGCGAAGGATTTAAACTTTGTCTTGAGCTCCGCCTCCGTCGGCCAGCGGTCCTCCTGCTTAAAGATTTCGCGGCTGTGCCAGGCGCAGGAGTTCCAGATGCGGTTTGCCGCCTGCATGACAGGTTGGAAAATCGGTAGCGTTTCCAAGCCCAGCGGGAACTGTTTGGTCAAAAGGAGCCGGTAAGGATGCGACTTATCGCTCCAGGCCACGTGCTTCACCTCCTTTCTTTCCGGAACATGGCGCCTGAGTTAACTGTAGCACAAAAACCTGCCCGCCGTGGTCGATCCGCCCGCCTTTATGGAGGCGGGTCTTCTAAGCTTACGGTTTTTATAAAAATAGGCGGCATCAACCTACGCGTTCGATGCAGGCACCCAGGCGCCGGTATTTCCCCTCTAAGTTCTCATAGCCCCGATCTATATGCCCTATCCCTTCCACAATCGTGGTGTTCTCGGCCACCAGTCCGGCCAGTACCAGAGCCGCCCCTGCCCGGAGGTCGGGAGCTTCCACCCGCGCCCCCACCAGCTGAGGAACTCCCTTTATTATCAAAGTGCGGCCTTCGATACGGATGTCGGCCCCCATACGCTGAAGTTCAGGGACGTGCCGGAAGCGGTTTTCGAATATGTTTTCCGTCACCACACTTGTGCCTTCCGCCACAGAAAGTAAAGCGCACATAGGAGCCTGGAGATCGGTGGGGAAGCCGGGGTAGGGCATGGTGCGCACGTCTACCGCCTTAAGGGGTTTTCGCCGCCAAACCCAGATCTTATCCTCCCCTACTTCTACCTCTGCCCCTGCCTCCCGCAACTTAGCGATAAGCGGCTCCAGGTGCTCCGGTATCACGTTTTCTACTTCCACCTCGCCCCCGGTGAGGGCAGCAGCAATGAGGTGGGTCCCTGCCTCTATGCGGTCAGGGATGACCTGGTGTCCTTTCGGTGCCTGCAGAGGCTTGCTAACTCCTTCTATCCTTATGGTAGAGGTGCCGGCACCCCTTATCCGTGCCCCCGCGCGGTTGAGGAAGTTCTGGAGATCCACGATTTCCGGCTCTTTGGCCGCGTTCCCTATGATGGTGGTTCCTTCGGCCAGCACAGCCGCCATCATCAAGTTCTCGGTTGCCCCCACGCTGGGAAGATCGAGGTGGATCTCGGCCCCCCGCAGACGCTCCGCCTCGGCTACGATGAAGCCCGCCCGCTCGGTGATCTTCGCCCCCATGGCCTTAAGCCCCTTGAGATGCAGGTCGATGGGCCTGGCTCCGATATTGCAGCCGCCAGGAGCAGCAATCTTTACCCTGCCGAAGCGGGCCAGCAAAGGCCCCATGACCAGACAAGAAGCCCGCATGCGGCGAGTGAGTTCTTCCGGGATTTCCTCTAACTGGAGGGAACTGGTATCCACTTTCAGAGTTTCCCCTTCCCGGCGGCAAAGTACTTTTAGATGGCGCAAAACGGCGCTCATCACCGCCACATCGCCCAGCTGGGGCACCCCGTGAATTACGCTCTCGCCGTCGCAGAGAAGACAGGCGCAAAGTATGGGTAAAATGGCGTTCTTGGCCCCACTTACCCTTATCTTTCCTTTTAGAACGTTGGGTCCCTTGATGACTAGGCGCATATTTCCCCGTCCCACCCGAAGGGTCCTAAAAACTTTACCTCTGGTTCCAGCTTTATCCCGAACTTGGCTTCTACCAGGCTCTGCACCCGGCGGATCAGGCACAGGACGTCTGTCGCCCGCGCTCTTCCCAGGTTAACGATGAAGTTAGCGTGCTTGGGAGAAACCATGGCCTCCCCTACCCGCAAGCCCTTGCCTCCCGCCAGCTCTATGAGCTTTCCGGCTGCCGGAGCGCCGGGTGGGTTTTTAAACACGCTCCCCGCGCTGGGGTATTCCAGAGGCTGGGTGAGCTGGCGCTTTTGCCAAACAGCCGTCATGCGCCGGGCCACCGCCGCGGGGTCATCGGGGCAAAGCTCCAGTTCTACCTCCAGAACCACGACGGGTAAGTGCTGCAGGACACTCTGCCGGTAGCCAAAACCTAGTTCTTCTCCCCGCAAAATCTCCACCCGCCCCTCCAGGTCCATCACCTTGACCCACCGCACCACTTCGGCCATGCTCTGCCCGGCCGCCCCGGCGTTCATGACCACCGCTCCCCCTAAGCTGGCCGGAATACCGCAGGTAAACTCCAGGCCGGAAAGCCCGGCCGCCTGCGCCAAGGCCGCCAGGCGGGCAAGCTTTGCCCCCGCTCCTGCCCTTAGCCGTCTTCCTTCCACTTTTACCTCGCCCAGAGCTTGGCCTATCTTCACTACCATCCCCGGTACTCCGGCATCGCTTACCAGGAGATTAGAGCCGTTACCTATGAAGTTAAGAGGAATGCCTTCCTTTCTTGCCAGGCGCAAAAGAAGGGCCAGATCTTCCTGATCTGCTGGCTCCACCAGCACCTCCGCTGGCCCGCCTATGCGCCAAGTAGTATGGTGCTCCATGGGCTCCTGGAAGTGAACGCGGCCTTTAAGTTTCATCCTAGAGATCCAGGAAGCAACCGGTGCCACTACTCCGCCCCCTTCAAAATTTCAAGCAGCTCTTTACCTACCCGGTAGATATCCCCTGCGCCCATGGTCAACACTAGGTCTCCTGGAGAAACGATTTCTTTAAGGAACGCCGCTTTTCCTGTGGAAGGCAGACGGTAAAGGGGGAGGTCGGGGCAATGATCCTGGCAAGCTTTGGCAATGAGCTCCGCTGTCACCCCCGGAAGGGGTGGCTCACCAGCGGGATAAATCTCATCCAGCACCAAAACGTCGGCGCCGAAGAAAGACCGGCCGAACTCGGGATAAAGCAAAGCGGTGCGGGTGTAACGGTGCGGTTGAAACACCACTACCAGGCGCCCCCGGTGTATCTGCCGGGCGGCCTCGATGGTGGCCTGGACTTCCGTGGGGTGGTGGGCGTAGTCGTCCACCACCATCACTCCCCCCGCTTCTCCAAGGAACTCGAAGCGCCGCCGCACGCTTCTGAACTCCGCCAGTGCCTGCGAAGCCACCGCGAAGGGAACTCCTAAGTAAGCCCCTACGGCCACCGCTGCCGCGGCGTTTAAAAGATTGTGCTTCCCGGGCAGATTAAGCTTGAGCTGCCCCAGAAGCCTTCCTCGGTAGTAGAGCAGGGCAGAAGAAGAACTGCCGGAAAGCTCCACCTTCTTCAGGATGTAGTCGGCTCCTTCTTCCATCCCGTAGGTAATCACCGGAATGTTCAAGACGCCGATCAGCTGGCGCACCAGGGGGCTGTCGAGGCAGACTACGGCCGTCCCCGGCGGCTCTATGCGCGCCAAGAAAGTGCGAAAGGCACCCAGTAGCGCTTCCAGGTTTCCGTAATAGTCCAGGTGGTCGTTTTCTATGTTGGTGACCACCGCCAACATCGGCGTAAGGAGGAGGAAAGAGGCGTCGCTCTCGTCGGCCTCGGTGACAAAGTAAGATCCTTTGCCCAAGCGGCAGTTACCTTCAATGAGCGGCCAGTACCCCCCTACCAGAACGGTAGGGTCAAGCCCTCCGGCCAGCAGCACGTTGGCCACCATGGCGGTGGTGGTGGTCTTTCCGTGCGCCCCCGCCACCGCTATTCCCCGGTAATCCCTCATGACCCAGGCCAGCAGCTCCCCGCGCCGGATGACGGGAATCTCCCGCTCTCTGGCTGCAAGTAACTCCGGATTGTCGGGCTTGATGGCAGAGGAAACCACCACCAACTCCGTTTCAGGAGCCAGATTAGCCGGCGCATGCCGGTTGTATACTCTGATGCCGGAAAGTTTTAGAGTTTGCAGAAAGTAAGAATCACCCGTGTCCGAGCCGGTTACCTCATGCCCCTGCTGTTTCAGGAGTAAGGCCAGGCCGCTCATCCCCACGCCGCCTATGCCTACGAAGTGAAGATGACGAGGAATCTCCTTGCAGCCCAAAGTCTCCTTCTCCTCCGCTCCCGCCTTGCCCTGGGTATAATATGCGAGGCGGGAATCGACTGCTACTGAACTTGTCCTTTCCTGCGCCAAGAGATATCATCCCCTTGCCAATCTTACCACGAGATCTACTAACAGGTTAAGGGCCTCAGGCTTGCCCAGGCGGCGAGACTCTTCCGCCATACGGGAAAGCTTCGATGGAGAAGTTAAAAGACGCTTGACCTCGGAAAGAAGCCTCTCCCCGGTAAGCTCGGCGTCCTCTATAACCACGGCCGCTCCCTTGTCCGCCAGGGCCCGGGCGTTGTACTCCTGGTGCCTGCCCGTGGCGTAGGGGTAAGGAATGAGGATGGCCGGGCGGCCAAGGCAAGTAAGCTCTGCCAGCGTGGCTGCCCCTGCCCGGCAGATGACCAGATCTGCTGCTGCCAGATAGTCGGCGATGTGGTAAAAATAGGGAAAAACCTTGATGTTAGGTCGAGATCCGAGATCTATCCCCTCTGCTTCTAGTTCCCCGAGAAAAGACTCGTAGTGCCCTTGGCCGGTGGCGTGGAAGAGATAAATTCCTTCCTTATCTCTAAAGTAGCGGATGAGCTCCTTTACCGCCTCGTTTATCCGGCTGGCTCCCCGGCTCCCCCCAAAAGAGAGGAGCAGCTTATCTCCCTCTTTCAAGCCCATCTGCTTACGCGCTTCCTCCCGGCGCACATTAAGTATTTCTTCCCGCACCGGCAGTCCCGTGACCACTACCCGGGCCCGGCGTGGCAAATAGCGCGCCGCTTCGGGAAAGGTGAGGGCTGTCACCTGGGCTAGGCGGGAAAGAAGGCGGTTGGTAAGGCCGGGGAAGGCGTTTTGCTCGTGGATGAGAACCGGTATCCTTCTGAGCCAGGCCGCAAGAACCACCGGTCCGGCCACGTACCCGCCGGTGCCGATCACCACCCGCGGAGAAAGGCGCCCCAGCAGGCGGTAAGCCGCCCCTAACCCCTGGAAAGCCCTAAAAAGAGCTTTGAGATTACTCAAGGTGAAGCAGCGCTTAAGGCCGGCAGCTTCGATGGCGTAAAAGGGAAAACCCGCCTTGGGCACGAGGTCGGCCTCCAGCCCCTCTGCCGTCCCTAAGTAAAAGATCTCTGCTTGGGGAAATCTTTTCTTCAACCCTTGAGCTATAGCCAGGGCAGGATAGATGTGTCCCCCTGTGCCCCCGCCTGTCACCACAAAACGCCACCTACGCATACCATCACCTAACGCTATAGCGAGATATATTGAGCAAGATTCCTATAGAGGCCAAGGTGAAGACCAAGGAGGTCCCACCGTAACTTATCAAGGGAAGGGGGATGCCGGTTATAGGCAGGTTGCCGGTCACCACCCCTATGTTTATGAACGCCTGTAGCCCTATGCCAGCCGTGATCCCGGCGGCCAGGTAGCAACCGAAGGTGTCGGGAGCGTAAAGGGCCGTCCGCAAACCCCTCCATATGAGGATCACGAAGAGGGTTATGACCAGCAAGGCTCCTATAAATCCCAGCTCCTCGCCGATGACAGCGAAGATGAAGTCAGTATGCTGCTCCGGCAGGTAAAGCAGTTTCTGCTTCCCTTGTCCCAGGCCCAGGCCAAAAAGCCCTCCCGACCCTATGGCGTAAAGGGACTGGATAATGTGAAAGCCTGCCCCTAAAGGGTCCTTCCAGGGATCGAGAAAGGCAAATAGGCGCTTCAAGC
It encodes:
- the sigE gene encoding RNA polymerase sporulation sigma factor SigE, whose translation is MKLRFKLWLYLWLLRLKPAGFYVGGPEALPPPLDAEEEAHLLKRLEAGDQSVRNTLVERNLRLVVYIARKYESTGINLEDLVSIGSIGLIKAVNTFNPQRKVKLATYASRCIENEILMFLRRQSRTLRQEVSFDEPLNTDWDGNELLLSDVLGTEGDVTSRHLEEEVDRRVLKLALASLSGRERVIMELRFGLGADGEEKTQKEVADLLGISQSYISRLEKRILKRLRREICRLA
- the spoIIGA gene encoding sigma-E processing peptidase SpoIIGA, which translates into the protein MAGYVVYVDELLATNLLMNYLILYLTGKLAGLPLSFFRLFLAALLGSLYLLVLFLPGGAYLYNLIGKFLLSFLIVFLAFGRMSWRCFLVVYALFYGVSFALGGVVFGVSFLFGGRSGEEKLSYRFLLPGLLATLVLAVILGRKGVSLRRRVSESFFRVPCVIWLGNCRLELTALVDTGNQLFDPVSGHPVMVVDYEALEKCLPEEMRTWFKESRRFDPTSLSSLSWRDSRWLTRVRLIPFRSLGVSGGLLVGLKPDAVEVFYGGKGVKTQKVVIGIYGERLSSEGAYQALLPPKIIEPLL
- the ftsZ gene encoding cell division protein FtsZ — encoded protein: MIDIEMELNELANIKVVGVGGAGGNAVNRMIAAGVRGVEFIVINTDAQALAMSQSPNKIQIGVKLTKGLGAGGNPEIGEKAAEESKDDIVAALRGADMVFVTAGMGGGTGTGAAPIVAALAKELGALTVGVVTRPFTFEGRKRQMQAEMGIKNLKERVDTLITIPNDRLLQVIDKNTSMIEAFRIADDVLRQGVQGISDLIAVPGLINLDFADVRTIMKDAGSALMGIGVARGENRAVEAAKLAISSPLLETSIEGAKGVLLNLTGDPSMRLLEVNEAAQIISQVVDPEANIIFGAVIDESLNDEVRVTVIATGFDERPSSREKTEVELRTLNHHEDLDIPVFLLRRSGSR
- a CDS encoding small basic family protein, with translation MWWGIVLVILGLMVGIALGLNLPLVIPQAYGKYLGVAVLAALDSVFGGMRASLEGRFDNAVFLSGFFVNACLAAGLVFLGDRLGVELYTAAIVAFGVRLFQNLAIIRRHFLGRKK
- a CDS encoding DUF881 domain-containing protein is translated as MKKKELVSLGLIALVLGFLLAFTYRTANRVERTVPYDRAHELTLELKALAKERADLEAQARDLRAKLAKAKQGYTEAQLALEAEVKEAAALAGAVPLEGPGVRVVVDNPPGTAGGTIFAVRDEDLLKVVNELRAAGAEAISINGQRLVSTSEIRTAGSFINVNLQRITPPYEILAIGDPAALKASLEVKGGIVETLRDWGVRIQIETWQQVRVPALSKSLHFDYARAVETGGKS
- a CDS encoding DUF881 domain-containing protein; the protein is MRLAQEISRTVPIQRINTLMAEVQAARKERDQLQNEVNRLQQELDAVTNQEGLKELKSELNSYRIEAGLVAVTGPGIEVTLNDSTLMPKPGQNPNLYVLHDEDILRVLNELKAAGAEVLAINGERLIATSEVRCAGPTILVNKTKRLAAPFVITAIGNPDTMINALNMRGGVVDTLQQFWGIQVSIKKLPEVTISAYKGSRRFEYAHPVKE
- a CDS encoding cell division protein FtsQ/DivIB, yielding MLSVSSRARKRRYGWWERISLLLLLLLGIYLLLNSSLFSIKEVRVAGNKKVATKEILEAAHLRQGENIFKVNLEEVAQRVATLPQIAEAQVKRLLPHTVLIEVKERELVALLPGKDGFYGVDLTGHCLGRYSVDLPFPVLTGVGEAPPPGKQISDAGFFLLKGLLAALKQAGLLEKIGEIHLNISDRTIEAYTTEGVKIYLGTPAEVKEKVDILARLLPMLKAGEVEYVDLQVASRPVVRFKGGDRQSAHTSPKPTLGRLDPGTDRGRANAPGPGDIPYGSHPAH
- the murA gene encoding UDP-N-acetylglucosamine 1-carboxyvinyltransferase; this encodes MRLVIKGPNVLKGKIRVSGAKNAILPILCACLLCDGESVIHGVPQLGDVAVMSAVLRHLKVLCRREGETLKVDTSSLQLEEIPEELTRRMRASCLVMGPLLARFGRVKIAAPGGCNIGARPIDLHLKGLKAMGAKITERAGFIVAEAERLRGAEIHLDLPSVGATENLMMAAVLAEGTTIIGNAAKEPEIVDLQNFLNRAGARIRGAGTSTIRIEGVSKPLQAPKGHQVIPDRIEAGTHLIAAALTGGEVEVENVIPEHLEPLIAKLREAGAEVEVGEDKIWVWRRKPLKAVDVRTMPYPGFPTDLQAPMCALLSVAEGTSVVTENIFENRFRHVPELQRMGADIRIEGRTLIIKGVPQLVGARVEAPDLRAGAALVLAGLVAENTTIVEGIGHIDRGYENLEGKYRRLGACIERVG
- the murB gene encoding UDP-N-acetylmuramate dehydrogenase, translated to MKLKGRVHFQEPMEHHTTWRIGGPAEVLVEPADQEDLALLLRLARKEGIPLNFIGNGSNLLVSDAGVPGMVVKIGQALGEVKVEGRRLRAGAGAKLARLAALAQAAGLSGLEFTCGIPASLGGAVVMNAGAAGQSMAEVVRWVKVMDLEGRVEILRGEELGFGYRQSVLQHLPVVVLEVELELCPDDPAAVARRMTAVWQKRQLTQPLEYPSAGSVFKNPPGAPAAGKLIELAGGKGLRVGEAMVSPKHANFIVNLGRARATDVLCLIRRVQSLVEAKFGIKLEPEVKFLGPFGWDGEICA
- the murC gene encoding UDP-N-acetylmuramate--L-alanine ligase — its product is MGCKEIPRHLHFVGIGGVGMSGLALLLKQQGHEVTGSDTGDSYFLQTLKLSGIRVYNRHAPANLAPETELVVVSSAIKPDNPELLAAREREIPVIRRGELLAWVMRDYRGIAVAGAHGKTTTTAMVANVLLAGGLDPTVLVGGYWPLIEGNCRLGKGSYFVTEADESDASFLLLTPMLAVVTNIENDHLDYYGNLEALLGAFRTFLARIEPPGTAVVCLDSPLVRQLIGVLNIPVITYGMEEGADYILKKVELSGSSSSALLYYRGRLLGQLKLNLPGKHNLLNAAAAVAVGAYLGVPFAVASQALAEFRSVRRRFEFLGEAGGVMVVDDYAHHPTEVQATIEAARQIHRGRLVVVFQPHRYTRTALLYPEFGRSFFGADVLVLDEIYPAGEPPLPGVTAELIAKACQDHCPDLPLYRLPSTGKAAFLKEIVSPGDLVLTMGAGDIYRVGKELLEILKGAE